The following coding sequences lie in one Arachis ipaensis cultivar K30076 chromosome B03, Araip1.1, whole genome shotgun sequence genomic window:
- the LOC107634340 gene encoding protein transport protein Sec61 subunit gamma-like, producing MDAIDSVFERLRGFSKDSVRLIKCCHKPDGKEYYKVAVSTAIGITVMGFIGFFVKLIFIPINNIIVGSG from the exons ATGGACGCCATTGATTCAGTGTTCGAACGTCTCAGAGGGTTCTCCAAGGATAGCGTAAGGCTCATCAAGTGTTGCCATAAACCCGATGGCAAAG AATATTACAAGGTTGCTGTTAGTACTGCAATCGGAATTACGGTTATGGGATTCATTGGCTTCTTCGTCAAGCTCATCTTCATTCCCATTAACAACATCATCGTCGGATCTGGTTAG
- the LOC107632856 gene encoding uncharacterized protein LOC107632856, translating to MNFVLPRRFTLPTTLTPYDGLGDPKKYIKKFTSIMIVNGASNKVLCRCFPSYLDGPALDWFCSLPEGSISRFRDISKPFEEHFAGCSISRFRDISKPFEEHFAGSAIYLHDSDYLNTVKQGHHESLKDYMTRFTKIAISILDLHPEVELHAIKSGLRPGKFQETIVVAKPKTMAEFREKAKGQIDIEELRQAQKVEKPHYRDDDKTRDSKKNFKPIPRYGRQDKDRQQSP from the coding sequence ATGAACTTCGTGCTACCCCGAAGGTTTACTCTGCCGACCACCCTAACTCCCTATGATGGGTTAGGTGATCCGAAGAAATACATCAAGAAATTCACCTCCATAATGATAGTAAATGGTGCATCCAATAAAGTTTTATGCCGTTGTTTTCCATCTTActtagacggtcctgcacttgattggttttgttctttgcctgAAGGTTCCATTTCTCGATTTCGAGACATATCAAAGCCCTTTGAGGAGCACTTCGCTGGATGTTCCATTTCTCGATTCCGAGACATATCAAAACCCTTTGAGGAGCACTTTGCTGGATCAGCCATCTACCTCCACGACTCCGATTACCTGAACACAGTCAAGCAAGGCCATCATGAAAGCCTCAAGGACTACATGACGCGCTTCACAAAGATAGCCATAAGTATACTTGACCTCCACCCCGAGGTGGAACTACACGCCATAAAAAGCGGACTACGACCAGGAAAATTCCAGGAAACTATTGTTGTGGCCAAACCAAAAACTATGGCCGAGTTCCGTGAAAAAGCTAAAGGACAAATCGACATCGAAGAACTCCGACAAGCTCAAAAAGTAGAAAAGCCTCACTATAGAGACGACGACAAAACACGGGACAGTAAGAAGAATTTCAAACCAATTCCACGATATGGTCGCCAAGACAAAGATCGGCAACAATCACCTTGA